Sequence from the Platichthys flesus chromosome 2, fPlaFle2.1, whole genome shotgun sequence genome:
CCACCGTCCTCCGTCAGCTCTGAAAACTTGGCCTCAAATCTTGCTTCATGCTCCAAAATGACACTTTCAAATATGAGGATTTGAGAAGCAGTCTAGTTGCTTTCATTCCCACTGTGGGATGAGAAGCGTCTGTACAATACATGTTTGCATTGGCTTAACATAAATTCTGGAAACAGCGAGCCAGGCTCTGTGGACAGGTAAACAAATcccacaaacaacagaaaagcacAGAGCATCATCTTTTTCACTCTGCGTCAAACCACAGAGAACACGACAAACAGGATTTAAATAATGCAACCATCTCTCGTGCAATAACTGACTCTagctttgtaaaaaaaatggttgGACTCCATCACTTGAAGTAATGAAACGGTGGAGAAAATTGGTTTTAAGGGATAGTAGATGCTAAAAGTTCTTCAAATAGAAGTAAGAGTAGGTGTGTTGCAAATTAGCTGaaatacaaaattattaaaAGATATGATGAAAGCTGATTTAACGTGCAAATCATCCGGAAATACAAACTCCGAAGTCAAGAGATTTAACGGCAACACTATATAACTTTTGAAAGGAACAGCTCTcccacatttgcacatttgcatCCAGTGGTTAGTCTGGCACACCCCCTAACAAAACCAGGAAAAGCAATATTTCCTACACAAGCTTAAAGCGGTTGTCCAATTACATCAGAGTGGGCCAATCAGAACAGCCTGGGCTTTACTGGGAGGGCggccccaaaaaaaacatgcgTTTACCgacagagactgaaaagagGAGTTGCAGCAATAGACAGTGTGAAGAAAGACATGTCATTTTATAACATTAGAGCATGTCAgccttttcaagtaataacacaaactacaaaaacgatcctgaatatgagcatcacatgtctcctctgaagcactGAGGTGACTTTGTGTCACTTTTACTCGCAGTGGGCGTGACAGGACAATGCTAAAGACTGTAAAGTTGTGTAACAGTAACACATACTTTAAGGCTTTTGTAATTATTGTAGGGTGGCTAAGGAGGTAGAGCGtgtcatccactaaccagaaggtctaAGGTTCGATCCCTGTCTCCCCAATTCAGCATGCCGAGATACTGAACCACAAGTTGCCCCCGACATCTGTGTAGTTGTTATGAATTTTCTATGTTAGAGAAAAGTGCTGAACATACACATactgtatggatgtgtgtgtgaatgggtggaaGTTAAAACTTTAATGTTAATAGCTTAGAGTGATTGTCAAGGTTAGAATATATATCTagatacattatatatatatatatatatatttatacagaaCATTTAGTTATTGTAGTCTTTACCTTAAAAGGACGTAAGTACAACGTTTCAAACTTAAGACATTTTGATTTTTGAAATCAAAAGTGAGAGCAGATTACAGATATTTTATAACAAAGTAGTGGTGCACAACAGTGTTTCTTAGTTACAGTATCTAGAATACTCGTAATTACTGACTTTGTACCTTTGCATTGCACTCATTGCTTCATTTGTGTGATGACTGCATTTGTCTGCAACCTCAACAGTTCTGCTGCTCGCCCAGGCTCAGTACCAGGAACCATATCCTTTTTTGGGTGAGTTCATTCAGAGAATATGGGATTGTTCCAGCACAGCATCGGTTTATATCAGAGTTCTCCACATCTGGTCCGGATCTCTCCCTGTCCTCTGATATGTCCCTTAGCCTTgaggagctctctctctccctttctctctctcctcttgttgTTATTTACCACCAGCATAGCAACCGTTTTTCACAGTGTAATCAGCTCTCTAACCACCCAGTATGTGATTGTTTGTAAACATCTTGCATATGAAGTCATGGATTAGGACCCCACAAGCTGCCTGTGTTCTTCTCCAGCTTCGTGCAGGTGGTTCATTTTATGTGGAGCGGTgctttcttgtgtgtgtgtttgtgtatttgaggGGGAATGAGGGGGTGGAGACGGTAATTGGTTTCACAGTGTTGATCTCATGAAACATTCTTCTCTCCTGCTTATGTCACGGCCTCACAGAGGACTATGGGCCCGATTACTTTCCAGGTAAAAAAAGTGTAAACACATAGAGATGttcaaatgttgaaatgttaattTCTTGGTTAAAAGAGATCGCTCCACTCTTGTTTCAGAGAGTCCAAATCCCGACCCTCCTCCCGGAACCTACCAGCAGCAGGTCAGCTTGGATACTCTGGTGCGTCCAGAAAAATCAGGTACATGTGTTTAATTCTCCTGTCAGAGTCACAGGTCACGTCACGTCAGTGTGTTTAAAAAGTTTTGCAGTGACTCACTTCAAATCTACTTTGTTATGTGAACTCAGAGTCCGAGCTGGAGACGGAGCCCACGGAGCCAGGACCTCTCGGTGAGAACGCTGCAGAAACCAGGACAGCTCATCAGATGTTTACTTTTAGTGGATAAATCATCTTTTCCTGTGTATCTGATTTCCAGAttgcagagaggagcagtatCCCTGCACCCGACTCTACTCTGTGCACAAGCCATGCAAGCAGTGCCTCAACAGCCTCTGCTTCTACAGGTATGCATCggttttgcatgtgttttaaatgagcAGCACGCCTCAAATAAATATTCAGCCATTTTCTCTCAGTCGTCTCTAAAGTTTGTCAGACAAAGAAACACTTCTCCTAAACCAGACTATTACAACTGATCCAACAAGAAGAAGTGTCTGTCAGATGTTTACAGGCTCGTTCCTTGGGCCCTACCCAACCATCCCACTAATTTGCATTAAGGTCGGTTCagtagtttctgtgtaatcctgcaaacagaaaaaacagcAATTAAAATACTGATGGAGTGAGTCTTTGAAATACACATGTATAGTTTCAATAGGTATAGTTTCCTCTCTAAAGAATCCCTGGtatatttttaaacagttaGGTAATGTATCTTTTCCCAATCCTTACTTCCaaaaggaattaaaaaaaaagtacatttcacTTGGGACTGCAGCAACTTCAACAAACGAAGAGTCGCTGAGAGGCTGAGGTCGGGTGTCAATAGTTTGAATGACGGAACTACCCAAAGATTACTGAGAAAAATGCgtttaactttttaaaagaaaatgctgGTCAGCTTATTGCAACATGGACGAACTCGTATATTGAATCAATCACAGGGATCAAAAGAAAAGTAGCATAGCAGTTTTTACAGTAGTATGTGGTTGCAACTGAAAACAAACCATGGTGCCTATGTTTATTATGATGAAGAAATATGTCACTTAATGCAACACTGTGGTTCATTGGTCCATGTTTAAGAGTTCATGGGTGACATTGGAGGTTTATCGCAAAGATTATACTTCCATGACATTTGTCAACAGTAAAACATTTATAGAGATATTAACTATAAGCAGGGTTTTGATTTATGAagatgactgtgtgttttaGGGGGAACTGCTCCTTTAACGTCCCTGGTTCTTCAGTGCTCCACtttaactgtatttaaagaCCCTTTGTGTGTATAACGGGaataaacatgtgttttcattcagtttgaGACGAGTGTACGTCATCAACAAGGAGGTCTGCGTGAGGACTGTGTGCGCCCATGAAGAGCTGCTCAGAGGTGggttctgtgtgttgtgtctctctttTTGTGTGCCGGTCCAGAGACTCTTGTTGTGTTAACTCCTGACTCCTCTTGCGTGTGCATGTAGCGGACATGTGTCGTGACCAGTTCTCTCGCTGTGGCGTGGCGGCCCTGAGCGGACAGTGTGCATCACTAGGAGGAACCTGTGGAAAGAGCTGCGGTGGCTGCTGATGGAGTCCTGAGATCAGGGACACACCACCCGCCCAGATACTGCCGCTTGTCTACAACTCGTCCACATCCTTTGActttgtcctcctcctgcttcttcttcttcctcctcttcctcccctctccctctgactCTTCCATACAAGacctttcctctgtttctctttgtttctccacATTTATGTCTACCCAGTAGAGCCTGTATGTATGGTTAAATATACTCCAAAAGACATTGATGACAGTACTAATAACTGGTGCTATACAAACATCACACTGGTGCTATAAAGAGTTAACCTTTAGAGATGCACATAAAACTGCAgaacatcctttttttttttcttcaattttttGCCATATTGTATCACATTAATCtcatgctttgtgtttgttgatatGTTACTGTACTTGTGTTGAGAAGCAGTCATTGTCAAGATGATCAGCCCATCAACGGTGGCCACTGTGCTCTGACACCAGAGAAACACTAATCAGTATCCAGCCGTCAGCAGTCTCACGGTTGAAGATGGTGAGATGTGTGAAGAGACAG
This genomic interval carries:
- the mfap2 gene encoding microfibrillar-associated protein 2, with product MRVLLLICMPVLLLAQAQYQEPYPFLEDYGPDYFPESPNPDPPPGTYQQQVSLDTLVRPEKSESELETEPTEPGPLDCREEQYPCTRLYSVHKPCKQCLNSLCFYSLRRVYVINKEVCVRTVCAHEELLRADMCRDQFSRCGVAALSGQCASLGGTCGKSCGGC